The Haloplanus sp. GDY1 genomic sequence GTCGCCGTACGGCAGTTCGGCGGCCGTCCGGTCGGCCTGCGCGAGGAGGCCGACCGCGTCGAGGGTGTCCGCCGCCACCTGGTGGACGCCGGTGAGGCTGTCCCGGTGTTCGAGGAACTTGAACCCGAATGATCCGTGTTCGGCCGCGAGCGCAGCGATCTCGGCGTTCTCTCGGACGGTGAGGTTCGAGAAGATGGAGGCCGTCTGGAAGGACTTGCTGATCCCCATCTGGACCACCTCGTGGGGGTCGCGGTTCACGATGGACTCGCCCTTGAACCGGATGTCGCCGGCGGTCGGGTCGAGACGGCGCGTGATGAGGTTGATGAGCGTCGACTTCCCCGCGCCGTTCGGTCCGATGATCGAGACGCGTTCGTCCTCCTCGACGGAGAGGTCCACGTCGTCGGTGGCGACGAGGCCGCCGAACTCCTTGACCAGCCCCTCGGTTTCGAGCAGCGCCATCACTCCTCACCCCCCGTGATCCGGTCGCGGACATCGCGGAAGAACCCCCAGATGCCGCGGGGGAAGACCCAGATGGTCACGACGAACACGAGGCCGAGGATCAGGTGCCAGAAGGGCGCGATGAAGTCGACCGGATGCCCCCCGCTGACGATGTTCTCGACGTAGAGGTAGACCCCCGCGCCGACGATGGGACCGAACAGCGATCCGGTCCCGCCGAGGACGGTCATGATGACCACCTCCCCGCTCGTGGTCCAGTACAGCGAGGCCAGCGGGACGTACGATCCGTGGATGACGAACAGGCTCCCGGCCACGCCGGCGAAGAAGCCGGAGAGGATGAACGACATCAGCCGGTAGCGCCAGACGTTCAGCCCGACGAACTCGGCGCGCTGTTCGTTCTCGCGGATCGCACGGAACACCATCCCGTACGGCGAGTGGAGGATGCGGTAGCCGAGCGCCACACAGAGGAGCGTGATGACCGCCACGAAGGCGTAGAGATACGTCCCCAGTAGGGGTCCGAGGACGAGCGGAAGTTCGCCCTCGAGCGGGACCATCCCGAGCAGTTCGCCCGTCTGGACGCCGGTGAACCCGTTCTCCCCGCCGGTGATGAAGGCCAGCGGCGAGGAGGACATGTAGAACAGCATCTGTGCGAACGCGAGCGTGAGGATGGCGAAGTAGATGCCGCCCCGGCGGAGCGACAGGAAGCCCAGGAACCACGCGAGCAGGACGGCGAAGCCCGTCCCGGCCGCCACCATCAGGATGGGCGAGCCGGAGACCTGCTGGCTGAACACGGCG encodes the following:
- a CDS encoding ABC transporter ATP-binding protein, which translates into the protein MALLETEGLVKEFGGLVATDDVDLSVEEDERVSIIGPNGAGKSTLINLITRRLDPTAGDIRFKGESIVNRDPHEVVQMGISKSFQTASIFSNLTVRENAEIAALAAEHGSFGFKFLEHRDSLTGVHQVAADTLDAVGLLAQADRTAAELPYGDKRRLEIGIALAAEPDLLLMDEPTAGMSPEETESTVDLVEEVKRELGLTFVLIEHDMEIVFRISDRIVVLNRGQVIAEGTPDEIRGDPEVQEAYLGGVDL
- a CDS encoding branched-chain amino acid ABC transporter permease, which encodes MSDEPASTAETEAEQGAIAEAIGVWAPRGNEARVMAGTAVVLAVFPFVFARMPVTSGILRGYQSLATLILIWGIFALGFDLLLGYTGLLSFGHAAFWGGAAYAAAVFSQQVSGSPILMVAAGTGFAVLLAWFLGFLSLRRGGIYFAILTLAFAQMLFYMSSSPLAFITGGENGFTGVQTGELLGMVPLEGELPLVLGPLLGTYLYAFVAVITLLCVALGYRILHSPYGMVFRAIRENEQRAEFVGLNVWRYRLMSFILSGFFAGVAGSLFVIHGSYVPLASLYWTTSGEVVIMTVLGGTGSLFGPIVGAGVYLYVENIVSGGHPVDFIAPFWHLILGLVFVVTIWVFPRGIWGFFRDVRDRITGGEE